A window of the Ammoniphilus oxalaticus genome harbors these coding sequences:
- a CDS encoding TVP38/TMEM64 family protein: MIAVKKRWLFGALFGCLLVVWLLWFFKAQLLLINLDGIVLFLHELGPWAFLFGSGLIVVQTFAPIVPFLVLVGANVFVFGLWGGFLLSWIGAVCGAILMFIVARTVGRNWAQQKLSEARHWQKLDHILDRNGFKTVFALRLVPIIPAVVVNLAAGLSTVRTRMYILATALGKIPLVFAQCFIGHDLLHFSNHKSRLMYVAVGCVLIFAVALAYARKKWKLS; the protein is encoded by the coding sequence TTGATAGCGGTTAAAAAAAGATGGCTATTTGGGGCCCTATTCGGTTGTTTGCTCGTCGTTTGGTTACTTTGGTTTTTTAAAGCGCAGTTGTTACTGATTAACTTGGATGGCATCGTTCTCTTCCTGCATGAACTTGGACCGTGGGCGTTCCTGTTTGGCAGCGGGCTGATCGTTGTTCAAACGTTTGCGCCGATTGTGCCCTTTTTAGTGTTGGTCGGGGCGAACGTGTTCGTGTTTGGGTTATGGGGCGGATTTTTGTTGTCATGGATTGGCGCCGTCTGCGGGGCGATCTTGATGTTTATTGTGGCCAGAACGGTCGGGCGAAATTGGGCTCAGCAAAAGCTAAGCGAGGCGCGGCATTGGCAAAAGCTTGATCACATTCTGGACAGAAACGGCTTTAAAACGGTATTCGCATTACGGCTTGTTCCGATTATTCCCGCGGTGGTTGTCAATTTGGCAGCGGGCTTATCGACGGTTCGAACGAGAATGTACATACTGGCGACCGCGCTTGGCAAAATTCCGTTGGTGTTTGCGCAATGTTTTATCGGACATGATTTGTTACATTTTTCAAACCATAAATCGCGGCTTATGTACGTTGCTGTTGGCTGCGTTTTGATTTTTGCGGTTGCTTTGGCTTACGCTCGAAAAAAATGGAAACTCTCATGA